The following coding sequences lie in one Pontibacter sp. G13 genomic window:
- a CDS encoding T9SS-dependent M36 family metallopeptidase: protein MQPTLLRIVWVSLLLCPMLGMAQSNLQLVQDYLGKRAKSYGLTPEDVQALQVTDEYTSSHNGVVHVYAEQTFQGIPVNGANISAHILDGQVISLHQTLVPNIRTKASMTPRSVDQIEAIRKASSSMGITEVAPVPAQSVSGNLEEMVCLAREISRNDIHVKLEFHKVSNQEVILCWNFQILKLDGSDWFDFWVGVEQGQIVERVNWVNHCQFDHPSGPHTHRHDGSVGFAAPQGIMAGNYRAFPIGVESPIHGNRTLLVDPDDMVASPFGWHDTDGQPGAEYTITRGNNVYAYEDWDNNNAPGYSPDGGAGLIFDFPYDISNSTDSNRNGALTNLFVWNNFMHDVLYHYGFDEAAGNFQETNYTGSGAGSDPVNAEGFDGSGFNNANFATPPDGSNPRMQMYLWNASAGGDALTINTPAGIAGTYSVSGASFGPGLPTTPITADIVEVLDINGSPTVCDVVANPTSVAGKIALIDRGGCLFVDKVLNAQNAGAVAVIIINNQAGGTFTMGGSSNQITIPSIMVSQSDGLTFRQNVGLGLNGTIQDGGLPNGLDSNVDNGIVAHEYGHGISNRLTGGPAAAGCLTNEEQAGEGWSDFFSLIMTHEPGDQGSTSRGIGNFANGGGVNSGGIRPYPYSTNMSINPVTYDDIKVLSVPHGVGSVFCSMIWDLYWALTDEYGYDPDIYYGTGGNNTAIQLVMDGMKLQPCSPGFVDMRDAIILADQINNGGANECLIWEVFARRGLGYSAVQGSTDDRGDGVEAFDLPPVCQEVLLMSKTVEPLQAQVGDTVTYFISFDNNQPTDVNNVVVFDTLSPGLTFVPGSGDCNAIAIGQVVTMSIGTVTAGTESLCSFQAVVTDSLGYSTISFSDGFEDLTVAYTQFGLIGTDGWSIDTANAYEGDNAFFVPNVGADNDQFLELPPVLVDSNVVLSFHHSYATEAGWDGGVVEIRDAFQANWIDLKTYFIQNGYNDSLGINNPSIGGRPAFSGNSQGYIETKADLSDFAGVFLYIRFRFMSDDNTSDQGWWVDNIRMGDEVTIFNTAYATSSTVKDLVATTPEGTLVLQGDTTVTTTIDTELDLGISIYPIPAHDRLVLEMTEVSDETLSLKLYNLMGQTLKARELPVGQSIHELSVEDLPAGVYLLELTSESGAYNQKVIIE from the coding sequence ATGCAACCAACCCTTCTACGGATTGTGTGGGTATCTCTCCTACTATGTCCCATGCTCGGCATGGCACAATCCAACCTCCAACTCGTCCAAGATTATCTAGGGAAAAGAGCCAAGTCTTATGGACTCACCCCCGAAGATGTACAAGCACTTCAAGTAACGGATGAATACACCTCTAGCCACAATGGGGTTGTTCATGTGTATGCTGAACAGACCTTCCAAGGAATTCCCGTCAACGGTGCCAATATCAGTGCGCATATCCTAGACGGTCAGGTGATTAGCCTACATCAAACCCTGGTCCCAAACATCCGGACCAAAGCCTCTATGACCCCTCGATCTGTGGATCAGATAGAAGCAATTAGAAAAGCTTCCTCTTCCATGGGAATCACCGAGGTGGCCCCCGTCCCCGCACAGTCCGTCTCTGGAAATCTTGAGGAAATGGTGTGCCTGGCCCGAGAAATTTCCCGCAACGACATTCATGTAAAATTGGAATTCCACAAGGTTTCCAATCAAGAAGTGATTCTTTGTTGGAATTTCCAGATTCTCAAGCTAGATGGCTCTGACTGGTTCGATTTCTGGGTTGGAGTCGAGCAAGGACAGATCGTTGAACGCGTCAATTGGGTCAACCACTGCCAATTTGATCATCCTTCTGGACCTCACACACATCGTCACGATGGTTCTGTCGGTTTTGCTGCCCCACAAGGCATCATGGCCGGTAACTATCGTGCCTTTCCGATAGGGGTTGAAAGCCCGATCCACGGTAACCGAACCCTTCTGGTTGATCCAGATGATATGGTGGCTTCTCCATTTGGATGGCATGACACCGATGGTCAACCGGGCGCTGAATACACCATCACACGTGGAAACAATGTATATGCCTACGAAGATTGGGACAACAACAACGCTCCGGGATATAGCCCAGATGGTGGTGCAGGATTGATTTTCGACTTCCCGTATGATATCAGCAACAGTACTGACAGCAACAGAAATGGAGCCCTGACCAACTTGTTTGTTTGGAACAACTTCATGCATGACGTATTGTACCATTATGGGTTTGACGAAGCTGCGGGTAACTTTCAGGAGACCAACTACACAGGTTCTGGTGCAGGGAGCGACCCGGTGAATGCGGAAGGATTTGATGGGAGCGGATTCAACAACGCCAACTTCGCCACGCCTCCAGATGGCTCCAATCCACGGATGCAGATGTACCTATGGAATGCCTCTGCAGGAGGAGATGCATTGACCATCAACACCCCAGCCGGAATTGCGGGTACCTATAGTGTTTCAGGAGCTTCTTTTGGTCCTGGACTCCCGACTACCCCGATCACTGCCGATATTGTGGAGGTGCTGGATATCAATGGTTCCCCTACGGTATGTGATGTCGTGGCCAACCCCACCAGTGTCGCAGGGAAAATTGCCCTGATTGATCGGGGAGGATGTCTCTTTGTAGACAAGGTGTTGAATGCCCAAAATGCCGGCGCAGTTGCGGTCATCATCATCAACAACCAAGCAGGAGGAACCTTCACGATGGGAGGAAGTAGCAATCAGATTACCATTCCTTCCATCATGGTGTCCCAAAGCGATGGCTTGACTTTCCGCCAAAATGTGGGACTCGGCCTCAATGGAACCATCCAAGATGGCGGTCTGCCAAACGGATTGGATTCCAACGTTGACAACGGGATCGTCGCTCACGAATACGGCCACGGAATCTCCAATCGCCTGACTGGAGGCCCTGCTGCTGCTGGATGCCTTACCAATGAAGAACAGGCGGGAGAAGGATGGAGTGACTTCTTCTCCTTGATCATGACGCACGAACCCGGTGATCAGGGAAGTACCTCCCGTGGGATCGGCAACTTCGCCAACGGAGGAGGAGTCAACAGCGGAGGCATTCGTCCATATCCGTATTCCACCAATATGTCCATCAACCCCGTTACCTACGACGATATCAAGGTGCTTTCTGTACCCCACGGAGTCGGTTCTGTCTTCTGTTCTATGATCTGGGATCTCTACTGGGCCTTGACGGATGAGTATGGATATGATCCAGACATTTACTACGGTACAGGCGGTAACAATACAGCCATCCAATTGGTGATGGATGGAATGAAACTCCAACCCTGTAGCCCCGGATTCGTGGATATGCGCGATGCGATCATTCTTGCCGATCAAATCAACAATGGCGGTGCCAACGAATGTCTGATCTGGGAAGTGTTCGCCCGTCGTGGTTTGGGATACTCTGCCGTTCAGGGAAGTACAGATGATCGCGGCGATGGGGTAGAGGCATTTGACCTTCCGCCAGTATGCCAAGAAGTCCTCTTGATGTCCAAGACTGTTGAGCCGCTTCAGGCTCAGGTGGGAGATACCGTTACCTACTTCATCAGCTTCGACAACAACCAGCCTACCGATGTGAACAATGTAGTGGTATTCGATACCCTCTCCCCCGGTCTGACGTTTGTTCCCGGTTCTGGAGATTGCAATGCCATCGCCATTGGACAGGTGGTCACCATGAGCATTGGTACCGTAACTGCCGGCACGGAGTCCCTCTGTTCTTTCCAAGCGGTTGTGACTGATAGCCTTGGGTATTCGACCATTAGTTTTTCCGATGGATTCGAAGATCTGACGGTTGCATACACCCAGTTTGGATTGATTGGAACCGACGGCTGGAGCATCGATACCGCCAATGCTTACGAGGGCGACAATGCCTTCTTCGTGCCCAACGTAGGTGCGGACAACGATCAGTTCTTGGAGCTTCCTCCGGTCTTGGTGGATTCCAACGTGGTCCTTTCCTTCCACCACTCCTATGCGACGGAAGCCGGTTGGGATGGCGGTGTCGTGGAGATCCGTGATGCCTTCCAAGCCAACTGGATCGACCTCAAGACCTATTTCATCCAGAATGGATACAATGACTCCCTCGGGATCAATAATCCCTCCATCGGTGGCCGTCCTGCATTCTCCGGAAATAGCCAAGGGTACATCGAGACCAAGGCTGATCTTTCCGATTTTGCAGGGGTATTCTTGTATATCCGTTTCCGCTTCATGTCAGATGACAATACCTCCGACCAAGGTTGGTGGGTAGACAACATCCGAATGGGGGATGAGGTGACCATTTTCAATACCGCTTACGCCACTTCATCTACCGTCAAGGATCTGGTAGCCACCACGCCAGAAGGGACATTGGTCTTGCAAGGAGATACCACTGTTACCACGACCATCGACACCGAATTGGATCTGGGAATTTCCATTTATCCGATTCCTGCCCATGACCGTCTGGTATTGGAAATGACGGAAGTTTCCGACGAGACCCTTTCCCTGAAGCTCTACAACCTCATGGGGCAGACCCTGAAAGCGCGAGAGTTGCCTGTTGGGCAGTCCATCCATGAGCTGTCAGTCGAGGATCTGCCTGCAGGGGTGTACCTGCTGGAATTGACTTCCGAGTCTGGAGCCTACAACCAGAAAGTGATCATAGAATAG
- a CDS encoding aminotransferase class I/II-fold pyridoxal phosphate-dependent enzyme — translation MSNNPKFETQAIRTQSERTGNREHTAPLYLTSSFLFDDAEQMRAMFADEIPGNLYSRFSNPNTTELIDKVCLLEGAESGYATATGMAAVFTTLAALCSSGDHILACRSVFGSTHTVLTKLLPKWNITHSYVDIHETDSWAASIQPNTKLLFVETPSNPAVDILDLEWLGKFADEHGLILIVDNCFATPYLQQPIKFGAHLVLHSATKYMDGQGRVLGGLVVGKEELVDEVRLFARHSGPALSPFNAWILSKSIETLALRMDRHCSNALALAERLESHPDVELVKYPFLPSHPQYEVAKKQMRQGGGIVSIVVNGGVDRGREFLNQVKVASLTANLGDSRTIVTHPASTTHAKLTDDQRAEVGILPGLIRISVGLEHVDDIIADIEQALAASKPILA, via the coding sequence ATGTCCAACAACCCGAAATTCGAAACGCAAGCAATCCGGACCCAATCTGAACGCACCGGAAATCGAGAGCATACCGCTCCTCTTTACCTGACTTCTTCTTTTCTATTTGACGATGCGGAACAGATGCGCGCTATGTTTGCGGATGAGATTCCGGGCAATCTTTACAGTCGATTCTCCAATCCCAACACTACCGAACTCATAGACAAAGTCTGCCTATTGGAAGGCGCAGAATCAGGATATGCCACGGCTACGGGAATGGCGGCAGTTTTCACTACGTTGGCGGCCCTTTGCAGCAGCGGCGACCATATTTTGGCCTGTCGCTCCGTATTCGGCTCCACACACACCGTACTTACCAAACTACTTCCCAAGTGGAATATCACGCATAGCTATGTAGATATCCACGAAACTGACAGTTGGGCAGCGTCCATCCAGCCCAACACCAAATTGTTGTTTGTGGAAACTCCCTCCAACCCTGCCGTGGATATCCTGGATCTGGAATGGCTCGGAAAATTTGCCGACGAACATGGATTGATTCTGATCGTGGACAATTGCTTTGCCACTCCTTACCTGCAGCAACCGATCAAATTCGGTGCACACTTGGTGCTTCACAGCGCCACAAAATACATGGACGGTCAAGGCCGAGTGCTAGGAGGTCTCGTTGTGGGAAAGGAAGAATTGGTGGACGAAGTGAGATTATTCGCTCGCCACTCAGGGCCTGCACTTTCGCCCTTCAATGCATGGATCTTGAGCAAGAGTATTGAGACATTGGCCCTCCGTATGGACCGCCATTGCAGCAATGCCCTCGCATTGGCGGAAAGGCTGGAATCCCATCCAGACGTGGAATTGGTGAAGTATCCCTTCCTTCCAAGCCACCCGCAGTATGAAGTCGCCAAGAAGCAAATGCGCCAAGGGGGCGGAATCGTCAGTATCGTGGTAAATGGAGGCGTCGATCGCGGCCGAGAATTCCTGAATCAAGTCAAGGTAGCATCCTTGACCGCCAATCTGGGAGATAGCCGTACCATCGTGACTCACCCTGCTTCCACTACCCATGCCAAGTTGACGGACGACCAAAGAGCCGAGGTGGGAATCTTACCCGGACTCATCCGAATCTCTGTGGGATTGGAACATGTAGATGACATCATTGCAGATATCGAGCAGGCATTGGCCGCCTCCAAACCCATCTTGGCCTAA
- a CDS encoding phosphoadenylyl-sulfate reductase, with product MESHSIDYLRTSTADLSWEDRLEWLSREFPGKVCFSLGFGKEGMVIADAIFRKNLPIRVFTIDTGRLFPETYELMDLVRARYKTQFEVYFPESRDVEQYVRQHGVNGFYESVENRLSCCEIRKKRPLKRALEGAEIWITGLRKTQSDFRSQFEEFEWNEYHGLFKFNPLINWSKEEVDEYLETHRVPTNRLHKSGFPSIGCAPCTRAIVKGESERDGRWWWETSHKECGLHLDITREVKQSTSTPITRIVKTA from the coding sequence ATGGAATCTCATTCCATTGACTACCTCCGAACCTCAACAGCGGACCTTTCTTGGGAAGACCGCCTAGAATGGCTCAGCAGAGAATTTCCGGGCAAGGTCTGCTTTTCACTGGGATTCGGAAAAGAGGGCATGGTCATCGCAGACGCCATTTTCCGGAAGAACCTTCCGATCCGTGTATTCACCATCGATACCGGACGGCTTTTTCCGGAGACATACGAGCTGATGGATCTGGTCCGCGCTCGCTACAAGACCCAATTCGAAGTGTACTTTCCGGAAAGCCGTGATGTTGAGCAATATGTTCGCCAGCATGGGGTAAATGGCTTTTACGAATCTGTGGAAAATCGTCTGAGCTGCTGCGAGATCAGGAAGAAACGACCATTGAAAAGGGCTTTGGAGGGCGCTGAGATCTGGATTACCGGATTGCGCAAGACCCAGTCTGACTTCAGAAGTCAATTTGAGGAATTCGAATGGAATGAATATCACGGGCTTTTCAAATTCAACCCCCTGATCAACTGGTCCAAAGAGGAGGTCGATGAATATCTGGAAACGCACCGCGTTCCGACCAATCGCCTCCACAAATCGGGATTCCCCAGCATAGGATGTGCGCCATGTACTCGCGCCATTGTCAAGGGAGAATCGGAACGGGATGGCAGATGGTGGTGGGAAACTTCCCACAAGGAATGTGGCCTTCATTTGGACATCACCCGAGAGGTGAAACAATCCACCTCCACGCCAATCACAAGAATTGTCAAAACCGCATAG
- a CDS encoding OsmC family protein translates to MKIHLKRINDAVHFEATNEAGNTLSIDGSPKVGGQNLGFRPMESLIAGLAGCSSIDICSILSKQRQVVENFEVDVQAERDPDHVPSLFTDIHLHVKLTGDLDPNKVERAVNLSLEKYCSVARILEKTAKITWSHEIIH, encoded by the coding sequence ATGAAGATTCATTTGAAACGCATCAACGACGCCGTCCACTTCGAAGCTACCAACGAGGCCGGGAATACCCTCTCGATCGATGGGTCTCCCAAAGTAGGCGGCCAGAATCTGGGGTTTCGCCCGATGGAGTCCTTGATTGCGGGCCTTGCAGGCTGTAGCAGCATTGACATCTGCTCCATTTTGTCCAAACAACGTCAAGTGGTCGAGAACTTCGAAGTCGATGTCCAAGCGGAAAGAGATCCAGATCATGTTCCTTCACTTTTCACCGATATACACCTACATGTAAAATTGACGGGCGATCTCGACCCCAACAAAGTAGAACGAGCCGTCAATCTCTCTTTGGAGAAATACTGTTCTGTAGCCCGGATTTTGGAGAAAACCGCCAAAATCACTTGGAGCCACGAAATCATCCACTAA
- a CDS encoding T9SS-dependent M36 family metallopeptidase: MRPMMIRMVLGFCLALPNLVWGQSAISLVQDYATKRVKQMGLTPEDIENLQLTDEYVTTHNGVQHVYAVQSHQGIPVHGARLNANILRGQVMSIHHSFIANVKNRVNLTQPSISQQQAIAAAMIALGIDAQTPSAFPGQVQGATLKQEFDGTGVSLNPISVELNYHKVSAIEARLAWNFQIYELSADNWWDLWVDATDGTILARENWVTKCQFESSFNAEGQMEMTCTHAHHHHVLSPMGALAGAYRAYPVGVESPNHGGRTLMNDPDDMVASPFGWHDTDGNVGPEYTITRGNNVYAYDDWNNDNAPGYSPDGGASLTFDFPFDQTLNPDSNRDAAITNLFVWNNFMHDVTYHYGFDEAAGNFQETNYNGEGTGGDPVNAEGFDGSGFNNANFATPPDGSNPRMQMYIWTNSTGSGPLRVNTPSMLAGFYNAAAASFGPPLPTTPLTGDLALVQDINGTTEGCDSITNQSSLVGKIAVIDRGGCSFVEKVEAAQAAGAIAVIVINNNNFAFPMPGTSSIVTIPSLMIAQNDGIAIKQQIILGVNVTIQAPSIPNGRDSNVDNGVVAHEYGHGISNRLTGGPSAAGCLSNEEQVGEGWSDFFSLIMTHEPGDQGATARGIGTFAFGQPITGGGIRPYPYSTDMNINPVTYEYIKTLSVPHGVGSVFCSMAWDLYWALVDQYGYDPDVYFGTGGNNIAIQLVMDGMKLQPCGPGFVDVRDAILLADQINNGGENQCLIWKVFARRGLGLSADQGNPDDRSDGVEAFDLPEQCRPIVTISKTVEPQVAEPGDTLTYFINIGNQKEIPATGLFLLDTLAPNLTFVQGSSDCGAAAADSVVFIQIANVNAGEEALCSFQVVVDSAHPFTSIALQDGFEDPTLPYVLNSTLGLNTWKLDQTNPRSGTNAFSVANTTTFNDQSLELPPIQLDSNQQFTFWHSFDTEAGFDGGFVEIRDAFSATWTDLGDYFIENGYTDSLALNQAVGGRRAFSGNSNGYIRSKVNLSDWAGQTVFIRFRFQSDDNGGATGWFVDDVNVGREVIVYNTVRGTSGQGDIFFGTTPIGTQIFEGTGGATALTPKLARLDIQVYPNPTHGNLSLDLTGVEHGELSIELFNLIGQQAYANSLLAGQKHEISLGDLAPGVYLLEVRNAEGIYREKLLIE; encoded by the coding sequence ATGCGACCGATGATGATCCGGATGGTATTAGGGTTCTGTCTGGCCCTCCCCAACCTCGTTTGGGGCCAATCCGCAATTTCCCTCGTGCAGGACTACGCAACCAAGCGAGTCAAGCAAATGGGGTTGACGCCTGAAGATATTGAAAACCTCCAACTGACCGACGAATACGTGACCACCCACAATGGGGTCCAGCACGTATATGCCGTTCAGTCGCATCAGGGAATTCCTGTGCACGGAGCTCGACTTAATGCCAATATCCTCCGTGGACAGGTGATGTCCATCCATCACTCCTTCATCGCCAATGTGAAGAACCGAGTGAACCTCACGCAGCCTTCCATCAGCCAGCAGCAGGCGATTGCTGCGGCCATGATTGCGCTCGGGATCGATGCGCAAACGCCGTCCGCTTTCCCAGGGCAAGTACAAGGCGCAACGCTCAAGCAGGAATTCGACGGAACTGGGGTTTCTCTCAATCCCATCAGCGTGGAGTTGAATTACCATAAAGTTTCCGCTATCGAGGCTCGTTTGGCTTGGAACTTCCAGATTTACGAATTGAGTGCCGACAACTGGTGGGATCTCTGGGTGGATGCAACCGATGGAACCATCTTGGCTCGGGAAAACTGGGTAACGAAATGCCAATTCGAATCATCCTTCAATGCTGAAGGACAAATGGAGATGACTTGTACCCATGCGCATCACCACCACGTCCTGTCCCCGATGGGGGCTTTGGCTGGAGCATACCGAGCTTATCCCGTGGGAGTGGAAAGCCCCAACCATGGCGGCCGCACCCTCATGAATGATCCTGACGATATGGTGGCCTCTCCTTTTGGATGGCACGATACCGACGGAAATGTAGGCCCCGAATACACCATTACGCGCGGCAACAATGTGTACGCCTACGATGACTGGAACAACGACAATGCACCGGGATACAGCCCTGATGGAGGTGCTTCCTTGACGTTTGATTTTCCATTTGACCAGACCCTCAATCCGGACTCCAACCGGGATGCGGCGATCACCAATCTCTTCGTGTGGAATAACTTCATGCACGATGTTACCTATCACTACGGGTTTGACGAGGCTGCCGGGAACTTTCAGGAAACCAACTACAACGGTGAAGGAACCGGTGGAGACCCGGTGAATGCTGAGGGATTCGATGGTAGCGGGTTCAACAATGCGAACTTTGCCACCCCACCAGATGGTAGCAACCCTCGGATGCAGATGTATATCTGGACCAACAGCACGGGATCTGGCCCACTTCGCGTCAATACCCCCAGCATGTTGGCTGGGTTCTACAATGCTGCAGCCGCTAGCTTTGGTCCTCCGCTCCCAACTACGCCTTTGACTGGAGATTTGGCCCTGGTCCAAGATATCAACGGTACGACTGAAGGCTGTGATTCCATCACCAATCAAAGCTCTTTGGTTGGCAAAATTGCGGTGATTGACCGAGGTGGATGTAGTTTCGTGGAAAAAGTGGAGGCAGCTCAGGCAGCAGGCGCCATTGCTGTGATCGTAATCAATAACAACAACTTTGCCTTCCCGATGCCCGGAACTTCCAGCATCGTGACGATCCCCTCATTGATGATTGCCCAAAATGATGGGATTGCGATCAAGCAACAGATCATCTTGGGCGTAAATGTGACCATCCAGGCGCCTTCCATTCCAAATGGCCGCGACTCAAATGTAGACAACGGGGTAGTTGCCCATGAATATGGACACGGGATCTCCAATCGTCTGACTGGTGGACCATCGGCCGCCGGCTGTCTCTCCAACGAGGAGCAGGTTGGCGAAGGATGGAGTGATTTCTTCTCCCTGATCATGACGCACGAACCGGGCGACCAAGGCGCTACTGCACGTGGCATCGGAACCTTCGCGTTTGGGCAACCGATCACCGGTGGAGGTATTCGCCCATATCCTTACAGCACAGATATGAATATCAACCCCGTCACCTATGAATATATCAAGACCTTGTCCGTACCTCACGGAGTGGGCTCTGTATTCTGTTCCATGGCGTGGGACTTGTACTGGGCGTTGGTCGATCAGTACGGCTATGATCCGGATGTTTACTTTGGTACCGGGGGGAACAACATCGCCATTCAATTGGTGATGGATGGAATGAAACTCCAGCCTTGTGGCCCCGGATTTGTCGATGTCCGCGATGCCATCTTGTTGGCTGACCAAATCAACAATGGCGGCGAAAACCAATGTCTCATCTGGAAGGTGTTTGCACGTCGTGGATTGGGACTTTCTGCTGATCAGGGCAATCCTGACGACCGTTCCGATGGGGTGGAGGCGTTCGATTTGCCGGAGCAATGCCGTCCAATCGTGACCATCTCCAAGACGGTAGAGCCTCAAGTAGCTGAGCCCGGAGATACTTTGACCTATTTCATCAACATCGGCAACCAGAAGGAAATTCCTGCGACCGGACTCTTCTTGTTGGATACCCTCGCACCGAACTTGACCTTCGTTCAAGGTTCTTCTGATTGTGGAGCTGCTGCTGCAGACAGTGTGGTATTTATCCAGATCGCCAATGTCAATGCTGGTGAAGAAGCCCTCTGCTCCTTCCAAGTGGTTGTGGACAGCGCGCATCCTTTCACTTCCATTGCACTCCAAGATGGATTCGAAGATCCGACCTTGCCTTATGTCCTCAATTCTACCTTGGGGCTGAATACCTGGAAATTGGATCAGACCAATCCCCGTTCTGGAACCAATGCATTCTCAGTGGCCAACACCACCACTTTCAACGACCAATCCCTCGAATTGCCGCCCATCCAATTGGACTCCAACCAGCAGTTCACCTTCTGGCATTCCTTCGATACGGAAGCGGGATTTGATGGAGGATTCGTAGAGATTCGCGATGCATTCTCCGCTACTTGGACGGACTTGGGTGATTACTTCATCGAGAATGGCTACACGGATTCCTTGGCTTTGAACCAAGCTGTAGGAGGCCGCCGAGCATTCTCCGGAAATAGCAACGGCTACATCCGAAGCAAGGTGAATCTGAGTGATTGGGCCGGACAGACGGTATTCATCCGATTCCGATTCCAGTCCGATGACAATGGAGGTGCTACAGGTTGGTTTGTCGATGATGTGAATGTCGGTCGCGAGGTGATCGTCTACAACACGGTCCGCGGTACTTCAGGCCAAGGAGATATCTTCTTTGGAACCACACCGATCGGCACCCAGATCTTCGAAGGAACAGGAGGGGCTACCGCTTTGACACCCAAATTGGCTCGATTGGACATTCAGGTATATCCGAACCCGACTCATGGCAACCTCAGCCTGGACTTGACAGGAGTTGAGCACGGGGAACTTTCCATTGAATTATTCAACCTGATCGGACAGCAAGCCTATGCCAATTCTCTGTTGGCCGGGCAGAAACATGAAATTTCCTTGGGAGATCTTGCCCCTGGCGTCTATCTCCTGGAAGTCAGAAACGCGGAAGGTATATACCGCGAGAAACTGCTGATCGAATAG
- a CDS encoding T9SS type A sorting domain-containing protein encodes MRHISVILLTLLYWHHGSGQSQVEWGQHLGGTGADYARQVIPAGNQAYLIAGTTVSRDIDVAAHLGSFDFWVVRVDATGNLAWQRSLGGEAADYASSIAQMKDGSYVVSGTSSSQGGDITNPKGGKDIWVVKMGAAGNIHWQKSLGGSGTDECRAGAVTLADGGLILAGHTASTDGDITSNAGKSDVWVVRLDSTGSIVWQHTFGGSEDDFAEGISLATDGGVFIAGASRSSNGAVGLNQGFWDFWVLKVSAQGTLEWSNTFGGSGTDWAYDVETARDGGCLIAGSTYSSNGDVTGHHGENDAWIVKVDKYGDLEWESAIGGSDSETIYDIEMDASGFISYAGQSFSNDGDVGQNLGKGDGWLAQVDLQGNLVWEMTMGGSDNDAIHAMTFTPAGGFFFAGETYSPTLSGNITYGAADMWVSKTAKPTIPTTTTSIDHEWLSSIKSYPNPVQDRVTVESETPISYELINQAGASLMSGTLTPGFDQTIDMSQIASGMYLLRVQDDLGHQGIIRLIKQ; translated from the coding sequence ATGAGACACATTAGTGTCATTCTTTTGACCTTGCTTTATTGGCATCACGGATCGGGCCAGTCACAGGTTGAGTGGGGACAACATCTGGGCGGCACGGGTGCCGATTATGCCAGACAAGTCATTCCCGCTGGAAACCAGGCCTATCTAATCGCAGGCACTACCGTGTCGCGGGATATTGATGTAGCTGCCCATTTGGGAAGTTTCGACTTCTGGGTAGTACGCGTGGACGCAACCGGGAATTTGGCCTGGCAGCGATCCTTGGGCGGAGAGGCAGCTGATTATGCTTCCTCCATCGCTCAAATGAAAGACGGGAGTTACGTAGTCTCCGGGACTTCTTCCTCCCAAGGTGGCGATATCACCAACCCCAAGGGGGGGAAGGATATTTGGGTCGTCAAAATGGGCGCCGCAGGAAATATCCACTGGCAGAAGAGCCTTGGTGGTTCCGGTACAGATGAATGTCGCGCAGGGGCAGTCACCCTCGCAGATGGCGGCTTGATTCTAGCTGGGCACACAGCTTCTACAGATGGCGATATCACTTCCAATGCAGGAAAATCCGACGTCTGGGTAGTACGTCTAGACTCCACAGGAAGTATCGTTTGGCAACACACTTTCGGAGGTTCCGAAGACGATTTTGCCGAAGGCATTTCCCTCGCTACAGATGGCGGTGTATTCATCGCAGGAGCTTCTCGCTCGTCCAATGGCGCAGTCGGCTTGAATCAAGGATTCTGGGACTTCTGGGTACTGAAAGTCAGCGCCCAAGGTACCCTGGAATGGTCCAACACCTTTGGCGGTAGTGGCACAGATTGGGCCTACGATGTGGAAACTGCCCGGGACGGAGGTTGCCTGATCGCAGGAAGTACTTACTCTTCCAATGGCGATGTCACTGGACATCACGGCGAGAACGACGCATGGATTGTCAAAGTCGACAAGTACGGTGACCTCGAATGGGAATCCGCAATTGGCGGTAGCGACAGCGAGACCATCTACGATATCGAGATGGACGCATCCGGATTCATCAGCTACGCAGGACAGTCCTTTTCCAACGATGGAGATGTGGGACAGAACCTCGGGAAAGGTGATGGATGGCTTGCGCAGGTAGATTTGCAGGGCAATCTCGTTTGGGAAATGACCATGGGAGGTTCTGACAATGACGCGATTCACGCGATGACCTTCACGCCTGCTGGTGGATTCTTCTTCGCTGGAGAAACCTACTCTCCGACACTTTCTGGCAACATTACCTATGGCGCGGCCGACATGTGGGTCTCCAAGACCGCCAAGCCGACCATTCCAACCACCACTACTTCCATCGATCACGAGTGGCTTTCCTCCATCAAGAGCTACCCGAATCCCGTACAGGATCGCGTGACCGTGGAATCCGAAACCCCGATTTCTTACGAATTGATCAATCAGGCTGGAGCCTCCCTGATGTCTGGAACCTTGACGCCAGGGTTTGACCAGACCATCGACATGAGCCAGATCGCTTCCGGAATGTACCTCCTTCGAGTACAGGACGATCTCGGACACCAAGGCATCATCCGCCTGATCAAGCAATAA